In one window of Synechococcus sp. M16CYN DNA:
- the metG gene encoding methionine--tRNA ligase, translating to MPYTLTTPLYYVNDQPHLGSVYTTLACDALARFQRLDQLEVVFITGVDEHGQKIQRMADQKGMSPQSYCDTISQRYRDLWSRWSISQDRFVRTTNPHHSELVEQFFDRVQASGDIISGRQIGWYCVGCEEYKDNTDHAVAPSCPIHQKALEWRDEENLFFRLSRYQNEIEQLVAQDDFITPANRRQEVRNFVARGLRDFSISRVNLSWGLPVPGHPGHVFYVWFDALLGYLTALLDDGGSINLNRLKECGWPASIHIIGKDIIRFHAIFWPAMLLSAGLPIPQRIFGHGFLTREGQKMGKSLGNILDPGLLLNQYGADAVRWYLLRDIQFGDDGDFQQQRFTCLVNNDLANTIGNLLNRTSSMARKWFNDSVPPNGIGIQVDHDLAVKAQTAIDTVFRSLPELEFKSAAEAILRLAIAANSHLNNTAPWNRIKQPNQIDGVAEDLYVVLESTRIVGLLLAPLVPDLSERILNQLACKLDSKNWKDQLRWGGLITGTKLPKPVPVMQRLEIMKDH from the coding sequence ATGCCTTACACACTTACAACTCCGCTTTATTACGTCAATGATCAACCTCACCTCGGCAGCGTTTACACGACCCTAGCCTGCGATGCCTTAGCTCGATTTCAGCGACTAGATCAGTTGGAGGTAGTGTTCATCACTGGTGTCGATGAGCACGGTCAAAAAATTCAACGCATGGCTGACCAAAAAGGCATGAGCCCCCAGTCTTATTGCGACACAATCAGTCAGCGATACCGAGACCTTTGGTCTCGATGGAGCATCAGCCAAGATCGTTTTGTACGCACAACAAATCCGCATCATTCTGAGTTAGTCGAGCAGTTTTTCGATCGGGTCCAAGCGTCAGGCGACATCATTAGCGGACGGCAAATCGGTTGGTATTGCGTGGGCTGCGAAGAGTACAAAGACAATACAGACCATGCAGTTGCCCCCAGTTGCCCTATTCATCAAAAAGCTCTGGAGTGGCGTGATGAGGAAAATCTCTTTTTCCGCCTCTCCCGATATCAAAATGAAATTGAACAACTAGTCGCTCAGGATGACTTCATTACACCGGCAAATCGTCGTCAGGAAGTTCGCAATTTTGTAGCCCGTGGATTGCGTGATTTTTCAATTTCTCGCGTAAATCTGTCATGGGGTTTGCCAGTTCCAGGACATCCAGGACACGTATTTTACGTTTGGTTTGATGCCCTTCTTGGTTATCTCACAGCACTTCTTGATGATGGTGGCTCAATCAATCTTAACCGTCTTAAAGAATGTGGATGGCCAGCATCAATTCATATTATTGGTAAGGATATTATTCGATTTCATGCAATATTTTGGCCTGCCATGTTGCTGTCCGCTGGCCTTCCCATTCCACAACGCATTTTCGGTCATGGATTTTTAACTCGTGAAGGTCAAAAAATGGGTAAATCGCTAGGCAACATTCTTGATCCCGGGCTTTTACTCAACCAATATGGAGCTGATGCTGTGCGTTGGTATCTATTACGCGATATTCAGTTTGGCGACGATGGTGATTTTCAACAGCAACGCTTTACTTGTTTAGTTAATAACGATCTTGCTAACACAATCGGCAATCTCTTGAATCGCACTTCTTCCATGGCGCGGAAATGGTTTAATGATTCTGTACCACCAAACGGTATCGGGATTCAGGTGGATCATGATCTTGCTGTAAAAGCTCAAACCGCTATTGATACAGTTTTTCGTTCTTTACCTGAATTGGAGTTTAAATCTGCTGCTGAAGCTATTTTACGACTCGCGATCGCAGCAAATAGTCATCTCAATAACACTGCTCCGTGGAACCGTATTAAACAGCCTAATCAAATAGATGGCGTTGCTGAGGATTTGTATGTTGTTCTCGAATCCACACGAATTGTTGGTTTGCTTCTCGCTCCTTTAGTACCCGATTTAAGTGAAAGGATTTTAAATCAACTTGCCTGTAAACTTGATTCAAAGAATTGGAAGGATCAATTGCGATGGGGCGGATTGATTACTGGTACCAAACTACCAAAACCAGTACCGGTTATGCAACGTCTGGAGATAATGAAAGATCATTAA
- the lptC gene encoding LPS export ABC transporter periplasmic protein LptC, translated as MVYCQSNLKSILALIAASFLISACGQHQSKQLTSRNATHFTLRKFDLNQRQSNGLKDWDLSSPEARYNSVAGTVRARLPEGVLYQSGSPAFSLGADFTTVVDNGKLIVLEGSVRLKRLGSSSLLIKGDRLIWRPADSTMVINQRPEAVDRDLKLVADSLTFYLDRNQLIFNGHTQLSRWENSREPTAQPDVIITARDGRWNLKSGTLSAAGPIRADYLSGRRLIASSIQGNIKLGILDLRSPVRFKLESGKGAVNGGRTRWDLTKSKLISKAPVAAYISDGELRGDGFVIDILRDTLIIPRGCRTTQPNKSLRAQRCTWNWKNSILVAEGDINPKHSDSGQSLKAKQIESGVALDRYIRSAPLEQRVQTHIRLRSGDSQDSTIGNRSPMKF; from the coding sequence ATGGTCTATTGTCAGTCGAATTTAAAATCTATTTTAGCTTTAATCGCTGCTAGCTTTTTGATTTCTGCTTGTGGTCAGCACCAATCTAAGCAACTAACAAGTCGAAATGCCACGCATTTCACATTACGTAAGTTTGATTTAAATCAGCGCCAGTCTAATGGTTTAAAGGATTGGGATCTATCGAGTCCTGAAGCTCGCTACAATAGCGTCGCCGGGACAGTTAGAGCACGTTTGCCGGAAGGAGTGCTTTACCAAAGTGGTAGCCCCGCATTCAGCCTTGGGGCTGACTTTACCACGGTGGTGGACAATGGCAAGTTGATAGTACTTGAGGGATCGGTCAGGCTCAAGCGCTTAGGTAGTAGCTCTTTACTCATTAAAGGCGACAGGCTGATCTGGCGTCCAGCAGATTCAACAATGGTGATCAACCAACGACCAGAGGCTGTCGACCGCGATTTGAAGCTTGTTGCTGACTCCCTGACATTTTATTTAGACCGTAACCAGCTCATTTTCAATGGCCACACACAGTTATCCCGATGGGAGAATAGCCGCGAGCCCACTGCTCAACCAGATGTGATAATCACTGCTAGGGATGGAAGATGGAACCTTAAAAGTGGCACGCTCTCTGCGGCTGGTCCGATTCGCGCCGACTACCTAAGCGGCCGACGACTAATCGCATCGTCGATCCAAGGCAACATAAAGTTGGGCATTCTCGATCTGAGATCTCCTGTTCGGTTCAAACTGGAGAGTGGAAAGGGGGCCGTCAATGGTGGGAGAACCCGTTGGGATTTAACTAAAAGCAAACTCATATCTAAGGCGCCGGTAGCAGCCTATATAAGCGACGGAGAGTTACGCGGCGATGGGTTTGTAATAGACATCCTTAGGGATACTCTGATTATTCCCAGAGGTTGCCGAACCACACAGCCCAACAAATCATTGCGTGCTCAACGTTGTACCTGGAATTGGAAAAATAGTATTCTGGTAGCGGAGGGTGATATTAATCCAAAACATAGCGATAGCGGTCAATCCTTAAAAGCAAAGCAAATAGAAAGCGGTGTAGCACTAGACAGGTATATTCGCTCTGCTCCATTGGAGCAAAGAGTGCAAACTCACATCAGATTACGAAGTGGGGACAGTCAGGATTCGACAATAGGGAATCGCTCTCCAATGAAGTTCTAA
- a CDS encoding cofactor assembly of complex C subunit B → MLTPARVVLFCGLLILTLTVINASLTDVVTPEFQRAEVLAGLASVGLMLVATLWTRANPRSTEREDLTGEHGFILDRRLSPVLREELGWGSHMLLTATPAATVMVYWRGDVLLRRGLIRHDAFIPAAISNRVMESQKIISLVNTALFPGRTEFDPVLNNLPAVLVCPLSHEGIVVLGGWSKRCFSQSDERWLQGWVQRLRTSLESDSLLSNPDCPHFVI, encoded by the coding sequence ATGCTCACACCGGCCCGTGTTGTTTTGTTCTGTGGACTGCTTATCCTCACTCTTACCGTGATCAATGCTTCTCTGACTGACGTCGTCACTCCTGAATTTCAAAGGGCAGAAGTTCTTGCAGGGCTTGCATCAGTTGGTCTAATGCTCGTTGCAACTCTTTGGACTAGGGCAAATCCCCGATCAACTGAACGAGAAGATCTTACGGGAGAACATGGCTTCATTTTGGACAGGCGATTGTCGCCAGTTCTCCGTGAAGAGCTTGGCTGGGGAAGCCACATGCTACTTACCGCAACCCCTGCGGCAACGGTTATGGTCTACTGGCGAGGCGATGTGTTGCTACGTCGCGGTTTAATTCGCCACGATGCATTCATCCCAGCAGCGATTAGCAACCGTGTAATGGAAAGCCAAAAAATCATCTCGCTTGTTAATACAGCGTTATTCCCCGGGCGCACAGAATTCGATCCGGTACTAAATAACCTTCCTGCTGTCCTAGTTTGTCCTCTTAGCCACGAAGGAATAGTTGTTCTTGGAGGATGGTCGAAGCGATGCTTTAGTCAATCTGATGAACGCTGGTTACAAGGTTGGGTTCAACGGCTTAGAACTTCATTGGAGAGCGATTCCCTATTGTCGAATCCTGACTGTCCCCACTTCGTAATCTGA
- a CDS encoding TPM domain-containing protein, translating to MQPFLYRFFATLLAFSFYVFAFVPVGLAISPSELGASPPEALVLDEANVFSRASRNEVEAKLRSLEDQRVKARLLTLRRLDYGYSLKSFGEELLASWSESSETPLLLILIETQNKRAALIADSALQAQLPETLLTSTAQTTMTLPLRDGDRYRQSSIDGLTRLSIVLAGGEDPGPPTVIERVALPTNIPTKIETEDSNATTWIIILLVAGSIIPMATWWVFSR from the coding sequence ATGCAACCGTTTCTCTACCGTTTTTTTGCCACGCTTCTGGCATTCAGCTTTTACGTTTTCGCTTTTGTTCCAGTCGGATTAGCAATTTCTCCATCTGAATTGGGCGCTTCTCCACCTGAGGCACTAGTCCTTGATGAAGCCAATGTCTTCAGTCGCGCTAGTCGAAACGAAGTAGAAGCCAAGCTGAGGAGCCTAGAAGATCAGCGCGTTAAGGCTCGTTTGCTCACACTTCGACGTCTTGATTACGGGTACAGCCTGAAGAGTTTTGGAGAGGAGCTGTTAGCGTCTTGGTCTGAGTCCTCAGAAACCCCCCTTCTACTAATTCTGATCGAAACACAAAATAAGCGAGCCGCCCTGATTGCTGACTCAGCCCTTCAAGCTCAACTCCCGGAGACGCTGCTCACAAGTACCGCCCAAACGACGATGACACTTCCTCTGCGGGACGGTGATCGCTATCGCCAGTCTTCTATTGATGGTCTAACAAGATTGTCAATAGTTTTGGCGGGCGGTGAGGATCCTGGTCCTCCAACAGTTATTGAGAGAGTGGCCCTCCCCACTAATATCCCCACCAAGATAGAAACTGAAGACAGCAATGCCACTACATGGATTATTATCTTACTAGTAGCGGGGTCGATTATCCCTATGGCTACATGGTGGGTCTTTTCCCGTTAA
- a CDS encoding bifunctional adenosylcobinamide kinase/adenosylcobinamide-phosphate guanylyltransferase, whose amino-acid sequence MSGPSRGGKSRWAESLLAEAPYVTYIATASDHPEDSNWQDRVRLHRERRPKHWHLVEPGLDLILALTVLTANQAVLIDSMGGFVASHLELDEIAWSSISNKLIKTLNTRSYSCVLVIEETGWGVVPTTKIGGLFRDRLGELTQKLDRIADISWLVLQGRAINLHSVSYPVP is encoded by the coding sequence GTGAGTGGTCCGTCCCGTGGTGGCAAAAGTCGTTGGGCAGAGTCTTTATTGGCCGAAGCCCCTTATGTAACTTATATCGCAACAGCTTCTGATCATCCTGAGGATTCCAATTGGCAGGACAGGGTACGCTTGCATAGGGAACGTCGTCCTAAACATTGGCACTTGGTTGAACCTGGGTTGGATTTGATTCTTGCGCTTACAGTTTTAACTGCTAATCAAGCTGTGCTAATTGATTCCATGGGTGGATTTGTAGCATCACACCTTGAATTGGATGAAATAGCCTGGTCGAGTATCTCCAATAAGCTGATCAAAACACTGAATACTCGTTCGTATAGCTGTGTGCTAGTGATCGAAGAGACTGGTTGGGGAGTTGTTCCTACAACAAAAATCGGCGGGTTGTTCCGCGACCGTCTTGGCGAGTTAACACAAAAACTCGATCGTATTGCAGATATAAGTTGGCTTGTCCTTCAAGGGCGAGCTATTAATCTGCACTCTGTTAGTTATCCAGTCCCATGA
- a CDS encoding M23 family metallopeptidase, producing MRALLLLVSATSPLITFLIWSNLPGQADNNTFNPIEPPLLSLKTSQPSKTRALSRFGATSGLSVWFQLTRKNSLTRLATTLGLHSESLAELNNLPISHVFGTKSWIIIPDSVDSLATRLVDIDYKSKRISSSLLTPLPVSSFVSVPKQDSLTAFLFSPDVTQDQLKDSNPGFKLNAPAMGHKPHIVNEYRGKSPLAIHSSVNGQARWSDHPSFNSETTSTKNIRFGRSYLWPTKGVFTSGFGWRWGRMHKGIDIANNTGTPIFAARDGVVVFAGWSGAYGYLVEIAHGDGASTRYAHNSRILVDKGQIVPQGSRIALMGSTGRSTGPHLHFEIRHPGGAALNPLSKLPARRA from the coding sequence ATGCGCGCGTTGCTCCTGTTAGTAAGTGCAACCTCGCCCCTGATAACTTTCTTGATTTGGAGTAATCTTCCAGGGCAAGCAGATAACAACACTTTTAATCCTATAGAGCCTCCTCTTCTATCGTTGAAGACTTCCCAACCGTCAAAAACGCGAGCTTTATCACGTTTCGGCGCGACCTCTGGTTTATCTGTTTGGTTCCAGCTTACTCGCAAGAATTCTCTTACGCGTTTGGCTACCACATTAGGCTTGCACTCGGAATCTCTTGCAGAACTGAATAACCTTCCTATTAGTCATGTTTTTGGCACTAAGAGCTGGATAATCATTCCTGACTCGGTTGATAGCTTAGCTACCCGATTAGTCGATATTGATTACAAGTCTAAAAGAATATCGTCATCTCTTTTAACGCCTCTCCCCGTTTCCAGTTTTGTATCTGTTCCAAAGCAAGATTCTTTAACTGCTTTTTTATTTAGTCCCGATGTGACACAAGACCAGCTCAAAGACTCAAATCCAGGTTTCAAACTCAATGCGCCGGCGATGGGACATAAGCCCCATATCGTTAATGAATACAGGGGGAAATCCCCGCTAGCGATTCATTCATCAGTGAACGGACAAGCTCGTTGGTCAGACCACCCTTCGTTTAATTCAGAAACGACTTCTACGAAGAACATCCGCTTCGGTCGTAGCTACCTCTGGCCTACAAAAGGTGTGTTTACATCGGGTTTCGGTTGGCGTTGGGGCCGCATGCATAAAGGTATTGATATAGCTAATAATACGGGAACCCCAATCTTTGCTGCTCGTGATGGTGTAGTGGTCTTTGCTGGTTGGAGTGGTGCATATGGATATCTTGTGGAAATTGCTCATGGCGATGGGGCGTCAACTCGATACGCGCATAACAGTCGAATTCTTGTCGACAAAGGGCAGATAGTCCCTCAGGGCTCGAGAATTGCTCTCATGGGCAGTACTGGACGGAGTACCGGTCCTCATCTCCATTTTGAAATCCGTCATCCTGGTGGTGCTGCTTTGAATCCTTTGAGCAAGCTTCCCGCCCGGAGGGCTTAA
- a CDS encoding peroxiredoxin produces the protein MTDNGCLRVGQQAPDFTATAVADQEFKEISLSQYRGKYVVLFFYPLDFTFVCPTEITAFSDRYTDFSSKNTEVLGVSVDSQFSHLAWIQTPRDQGGIGDISYPLVADLNKEIAAAYNVLDKVGGVALRGLFIIDPDGVIMHSTINNLPVGRNVDETLRILQAFQYVQANPDEVCPANWTPGEKTMKPDPKGSKEYFAAIG, from the coding sequence ATGACCGACAACGGTTGCCTCCGCGTGGGCCAACAAGCTCCTGATTTTACTGCTACCGCTGTGGCGGACCAGGAATTCAAAGAGATCTCCTTATCTCAATATCGTGGCAAGTATGTGGTGCTGTTTTTCTATCCACTAGACTTCACTTTTGTTTGTCCCACAGAGATAACTGCGTTCAGCGATCGCTACACGGACTTTTCAAGCAAGAACACTGAGGTTCTTGGCGTTTCCGTAGACAGCCAATTCAGCCACCTTGCTTGGATCCAGACGCCTCGTGATCAAGGCGGCATCGGCGATATCAGCTATCCTCTAGTTGCTGATTTGAACAAAGAGATCGCTGCGGCATACAACGTACTTGACAAAGTCGGGGGTGTCGCCCTACGTGGTCTGTTCATAATTGATCCTGACGGTGTAATTATGCACTCCACTATCAATAATCTACCTGTTGGTCGGAACGTTGATGAGACTTTACGGATTCTACAGGCTTTTCAATATGTTCAAGCAAATCCTGACGAGGTTTGCCCTGCTAATTGGACTCCTGGCGAGAAGACAATGAAGCCTGATCCCAAAGGCAGTAAAGAATATTTTGCTGCTATTGGCTGA
- the ftsH gene encoding ATP-dependent zinc metalloprotease FtsH, which produces MSGFFFQKLWKKEKGVSYSRLLRDIDNKKVKQLDLVPARREVRVEYDDGRRINVPIFSNDNQILRAAESSGTPLTVVDGRREQAIRDLAGTLLIVLLVVIGLSFLLRRSAQIANQALGFGRSQPRLKPQEDLQVRFEDVEGINDARQELEEVVTFLRQPETFIRLGAKIPRGVLLVGPPGTGKTLLAKAIAGEAGVPFFSMAASEFVELFVGVGASRVRDLFRQAKDKAPCIVFIDEIDAVGRQRGAGIGGGNDEREQTLNQLLTEMDGFEENSGVILLAATNRADVLDTALTRPGRFDRRIDVGLPDRRGRVAILAVHARSRPLALEVNLEYWATRTPGFSGADLANLLNEAAILAARQDKAEIGDAQLEGALERITMGLSNRPLQDSAKKRLIAYHEVGHALVASLLPAANKVDKVTLLPRNKAGAYTRFIPDQDQSDYGLLTRSSCFANLVVALGGRAAEQIVFGPLEVTQGASGDFQMVAQLAREMVTRFGFSALGPLALEGPGSEVFLGRDWFSRRPGYAESTGQAIDDQIRTLAKSALDQAMSLLNSRRQLMDDLVEALIEEETLSGERFRSLAGLT; this is translated from the coding sequence GTGTCAGGATTTTTCTTCCAGAAGTTGTGGAAGAAGGAGAAGGGCGTCAGTTATTCAAGGCTTTTGCGGGATATCGACAACAAAAAAGTCAAGCAATTGGATCTTGTTCCAGCTCGTCGTGAGGTACGGGTGGAGTACGACGACGGGCGACGAATTAATGTCCCGATTTTTTCGAACGACAACCAGATCCTTCGTGCTGCAGAGAGCTCTGGCACCCCGTTAACGGTCGTAGATGGCCGGCGTGAACAGGCCATCCGCGATTTGGCAGGCACTCTTTTAATAGTGCTGCTTGTTGTAATCGGTTTATCTTTTCTACTGCGTCGTTCTGCGCAGATAGCTAACCAAGCCCTTGGATTTGGCCGTAGCCAACCGCGATTGAAGCCCCAAGAAGATTTGCAGGTTCGCTTTGAAGATGTTGAGGGAATCAACGATGCCAGACAGGAACTAGAGGAAGTAGTCACCTTTCTCAGACAACCGGAAACCTTTATTCGCCTTGGTGCCAAGATTCCTCGTGGTGTGTTGCTTGTTGGCCCTCCGGGAACTGGCAAAACGCTTCTAGCCAAGGCCATTGCTGGAGAGGCAGGGGTACCTTTTTTCTCCATGGCGGCATCCGAATTCGTAGAGCTCTTCGTCGGTGTTGGAGCCAGTCGCGTTAGGGATTTGTTTCGACAAGCAAAGGACAAGGCACCCTGCATCGTGTTCATCGACGAAATTGACGCTGTTGGTCGTCAGCGGGGGGCTGGCATTGGCGGAGGAAATGACGAACGTGAGCAAACCCTGAACCAGTTGCTGACGGAAATGGACGGCTTTGAGGAAAACTCTGGCGTCATTCTCTTAGCAGCAACGAATCGAGCTGATGTGCTAGATACGGCTCTCACACGCCCCGGCCGCTTTGATCGACGCATCGATGTTGGTTTACCTGATCGGCGCGGCCGCGTAGCCATTCTTGCAGTACATGCCCGCAGTCGGCCTCTGGCTCTTGAGGTAAATCTTGAGTACTGGGCCACGCGCACTCCTGGATTTTCAGGTGCTGATTTAGCTAATCTGCTCAATGAAGCGGCAATCCTGGCTGCTCGACAAGACAAAGCTGAAATCGGGGACGCTCAGCTAGAAGGTGCTCTTGAACGCATCACAATGGGCCTAAGCAATCGGCCTTTGCAGGACAGCGCAAAGAAGCGATTGATCGCATATCACGAAGTCGGTCACGCTCTTGTGGCATCCTTATTGCCAGCAGCTAATAAGGTCGACAAGGTTACTCTTCTTCCCAGGAATAAGGCCGGAGCCTATACCCGGTTTATACCTGACCAGGACCAGTCAGACTACGGTCTGCTGACACGTTCCTCCTGTTTTGCCAATTTAGTGGTTGCTTTGGGGGGTCGCGCAGCTGAACAGATAGTTTTTGGGCCATTAGAGGTGACGCAAGGCGCAAGCGGGGATTTTCAGATGGTGGCCCAACTAGCCAGAGAAATGGTCACTCGTTTTGGCTTCTCAGCACTCGGCCCCCTTGCTCTTGAAGGTCCAGGCTCTGAAGTCTTTCTAGGTCGAGACTGGTTCAGTCGGCGCCCCGGATACGCCGAATCGACGGGTCAAGCCATCGATGATCAGATTCGCACGTTAGCGAAGAGCGCACTAGACCAAGCGATGTCTCTTTTAAACTCCCGACGTCAGCTAATGGATGACCTTGTAGAAGCCTTAATAGAAGAGGAGACGTTGAGTGGCGAACGATTTAGGAGCCTAGCCGGACTAACCTAA
- a CDS encoding 50S ribosomal protein L32 produces MAVPKKKKSKAKRNQRSATWKSKAAVAAQRAMSIGKSVLSGRAQGFVYPVDEPEGNES; encoded by the coding sequence ATGGCCGTCCCGAAGAAGAAAAAATCGAAAGCGAAACGCAATCAGCGAAGTGCTACCTGGAAAAGCAAGGCTGCTGTCGCAGCCCAACGCGCCATGTCCATTGGCAAGTCTGTTTTGAGTGGCCGAGCCCAGGGATTCGTTTATCCCGTCGACGAACCCGAAGGTAACGAGTCTTGA
- a CDS encoding phosphoribulokinase, translating into MDPNDLQLVSSSDQRMLLNYLGFGDAYQWRQSWMVEQVHLALDAWHPKCSVDWLWSLGLPILSYARTHSATKQLIGLSALPGCGKSTFGRWLETAARNLGLSVQVVSIDDFYFAAEQLEEAMQGNPWRVPRALPGSHELDLLMTTLEAWRNGELVLLPRFDKALRNARGDRCGWQRCKADLLLLEGWFVGCKNGFDPLVQELHLNPQPTEEELRYRERIQHLLLGYQPIWSQFDQLWQLRAVDFLSPQLWKRQQESLMQSQYGISLNSAEVDSFVRMILTAIPSRCFENIPADVVLEVNANRQLTRIHVNNSRQDSLPSGSSTG; encoded by the coding sequence TTGGATCCTAATGATTTACAGCTGGTCTCATCATCTGATCAGCGCATGCTTTTGAATTATCTTGGGTTCGGTGATGCTTATCAATGGCGTCAATCTTGGATGGTGGAACAAGTCCATCTTGCCCTTGATGCCTGGCACCCCAAGTGTAGTGTTGATTGGCTTTGGTCTCTAGGACTTCCAATACTGAGCTATGCGCGCACTCATTCTGCAACAAAGCAACTAATCGGCCTGAGTGCTCTTCCAGGCTGTGGAAAATCTACCTTCGGTCGCTGGCTCGAAACGGCTGCGCGCAACTTGGGTTTGTCCGTTCAGGTGGTCTCGATCGACGACTTTTATTTTGCAGCAGAACAACTCGAAGAAGCCATGCAGGGAAATCCTTGGCGCGTCCCCCGAGCCCTGCCTGGGAGTCATGAACTTGATCTACTTATGACAACTCTTGAGGCTTGGCGGAATGGGGAATTGGTCCTGCTGCCGCGTTTTGATAAAGCATTAAGAAATGCCCGTGGAGATCGTTGTGGATGGCAACGTTGTAAAGCTGATTTGCTCTTACTGGAAGGATGGTTTGTGGGGTGTAAAAACGGATTCGATCCTTTGGTCCAGGAACTCCACCTCAATCCTCAACCAACGGAAGAAGAACTAAGGTATCGCGAGCGAATACAGCACCTTCTTCTGGGGTATCAACCGATTTGGAGCCAATTCGATCAACTCTGGCAGCTCCGCGCGGTGGACTTTCTTTCACCACAACTCTGGAAACGTCAACAGGAGTCCTTGATGCAATCGCAATACGGGATTTCATTAAACTCAGCTGAAGTAGATAGTTTCGTTCGAATGATTCTCACCGCGATTCCATCGCGGTGCTTCGAGAATATCCCCGCCGACGTTGTGCTCGAAGTGAATGCGAACCGTCAACTGACTCGGATTCACGTAAATAACTCTCGTCAAGACTCGTTACCTTCGGGTTCGTCGACGGGATAA
- a CDS encoding DUF565 domain-containing protein, whose protein sequence is MSTLQRTRLADFQLKVGRQLHDGFAGSWWRRSSGLIIVLAGFFVGSNFTVHLENITGARTFSALFALLGCEFLALIRHHSPWLNYFRLGFVYAIILEAFKVGS, encoded by the coding sequence ATGAGCACACTGCAACGCACTCGTTTAGCAGACTTTCAGCTCAAAGTGGGTCGCCAACTACATGATGGTTTTGCAGGTTCTTGGTGGCGTCGAAGTTCGGGGTTGATCATTGTACTTGCCGGTTTTTTTGTTGGCAGCAACTTCACTGTCCATTTAGAAAATATCACTGGGGCACGCACTTTTAGTGCACTATTTGCCCTTCTTGGCTGTGAGTTTTTGGCATTGATAAGACACCATTCTCCTTGGTTAAATTACTTTAGATTGGGCTTTGTGTACGCAATTATCTTGGAGGCCTTTAAGGTTGGATCCTAA
- a CDS encoding HAD-IA family hydrolase, producing the protein MIDALCFRFCQLTATLNAVFWDVDGTLADTEMDGHRPAFNQAFQELSIPFYWDRELYSRLLCISGGLRRVASYAFDQGVTLTREQLRFLCDRKSEHYCARVREGHVYWRPGVIRLLHELHQNKITQWIVTSSGAASVQAILDHGADILPIFDGVITSDDVSSGKPSPDGYLLALEQSGIDRARAFAIEDSAAGLKAAVSAGLRCLLTPSPWDRELVKTVHMAIAVLDHLGEAHLPLTVNQGPPCPNRIVTLKYLEYLLMNSRS; encoded by the coding sequence ATGATTGATGCGTTGTGCTTTCGATTTTGCCAGTTGACAGCCACGCTTAATGCTGTTTTTTGGGACGTAGACGGCACCCTTGCCGACACAGAGATGGACGGACATCGCCCTGCCTTCAATCAAGCCTTTCAGGAATTATCGATCCCATTCTATTGGGACAGAGAATTATACTCCAGGCTCCTTTGTATTTCTGGTGGATTGCGCCGAGTTGCGAGCTATGCGTTTGATCAGGGTGTGACTCTAACGCGAGAGCAGCTGCGTTTCTTATGCGATCGAAAGAGTGAGCACTATTGCGCACGTGTACGCGAAGGACATGTTTACTGGAGGCCTGGCGTGATACGCCTTTTGCATGAGTTGCACCAGAACAAAATTACGCAATGGATCGTGACTTCCAGTGGTGCCGCATCGGTGCAAGCAATTTTGGATCATGGTGCCGATATCTTACCGATTTTTGATGGTGTAATTACATCTGATGATGTGTCTAGCGGAAAACCCTCACCAGATGGCTATCTTCTCGCTCTAGAGCAAAGCGGCATTGATCGAGCAAGAGCATTCGCCATAGAAGATTCAGCCGCAGGTCTCAAGGCTGCTGTATCAGCTGGTCTGCGTTGTCTTCTCACTCCTTCCCCGTGGGATCGAGAGCTCGTGAAGACGGTCCATATGGCTATAGCTGTGCTCGACCACCTTGGAGAAGCACATCTTCCCTTAACTGTTAATCAGGGTCCCCCTTGTCCAAACCGTATTGTGACATTGAAGTACTTGGAATATTTATTGATGAATTCACGTTCATGA
- a CDS encoding photosystem II reaction center protein Ycf12, translating to MGFDFHLIANFTALALIALAGPAVVFILFYRRGAL from the coding sequence ATGGGTTTCGATTTCCATCTGATCGCTAATTTCACCGCTCTCGCACTCATCGCTCTTGCCGGTCCTGCAGTGGTCTTTATTCTTTTCTATCGTCGGGGTGCGCTTTGA